In Hemicordylus capensis ecotype Gifberg chromosome 4, rHemCap1.1.pri, whole genome shotgun sequence, the genomic window TGAGGTCATTGTGAGGAGATCTGCATGCAAGAAAGACCATGGTGGGGTAGAAAGAGAGTTGAATAAAAGCACCAATTTTGATCCGGAAAGGGCAATGAAGGGTAAGTAGTGTCATACTGATTCTAGAGGCATGTgtatctctctctgtgtatgtgggtaagctttgttttgttttcctctaGAACTGATTGCCCATCAGAAAGGACAGATTGGTAAAAATCCACCATATGAGATTTACTTTTGTTTTGGGGAGGAATGGCCAGATGGGAAATCTAAAGAGAGGAAGCTAATCGTTGTTCAGGTAAGAGAATAATGAATCTGCAGAGATGTTAACAGTACCTATTAAGAACAATAGACGGATCCCACATAAAGGGGAAAACCATTAATTACAAGTTGCATTTCTGTGCTGTGCCAGTTTAAGTAACCAGAGTCATGTGCTGTATGATGATTAATTCAAAACCTGTATACATGTACAGGCCTGCTTCAGCTAGTCATTGGAAGCTTCATGGGATTATGCATGGTACTCAGACCCTGACCACTGGAAACTGATTGGGTagcagccagcatagcatagcggttagagtgctggactaggactgggaagacctgagttcaaatccccattcaatatgaaactcactgggtgactctgggccagtcatgtatctctcagcctaacttaccttacaaggtggttgtgaggataaaaagtagcacgtacaccactctgagctcctcggatataaatgtaaaaaatgaataaatttaGTCTAGAACGGGAGTCCTTGCTCAGATGAAATGAAAGTGAGAATTTGCATGCTTTTAAGCACAAACTCTGGAGCTATTGATTCTGCCTTCGTGGAGAACATGTTTGCTTCAGCCATGTTGGTTCTGTCAGCCAGGCAAGGTAGTACATGACGCACAGTGCAGATTGTGTAGGCTGAATCTTGATACAATGCCTAGATTTCTACTCACAGTGACATGTCCTTGGGGAGCCTGTTCTAGAATGCCTACTGGTATCTGTGCATCAACTTAGCTTACTTCATCAATGGAAAAATGActtaaaatgaaagtgaaaccaaTATGTAGAAAACTTGGGGATGGCTGATAATCATTCTCCTCGAGCATCCTTCTTTTTGGCATGTTCTAGCTTTTCAGATGACCTTTTTGTAACTGATGATCTCTTCTAGATTAATGCTGTGAAATTTCTTTTCAAACAGGTAATTCCAGTAGTAGCTCGGATGATCTATGAGATGTTCTCTGGTGACTTCACCCGCTCCTTTGACAGCGGGAGCGTGCGCCTTCAGATCTCCACCCCTGATATCAAGGACAACATTGTTGCTCAACTGAAGCAACTCTACCGCCTGCTGCAAAATCATCAAGAAGGCTGGCCAATGCAGCCACCAAACATGCAGATGACTCCACCCCTCGCAGCACAGTGATGACCAGGTTTTGCCAAAATGAGGAATTCCTTGGATTAGTAAACTGTGTGGATACTGTAATTCAagagtatttttatttcaatttaaATTACACTTAAGTGGAACCTAAGCAGGAACGGATAATGTATAATACAGTCTGGTTTAAATGTAATTTTGCCTTAATCCAGCTCAATGTTTGCATGTAGGCAAAAACTTTTGTCTTGGACTTAACCGTTTCACTTGGACAGTTTATGTAAATATATCAAAGGATGTTTTTAATTGTGCCTGTGATCAGATTTAAGTGTTTTTTCAAAACGGGCATCGAAAGCCTCTAGCAAAAACACTTTAATCCCAGTTTACTCTTAACCAATGGCTTGATAAAAGTCAAGTATATTATGTAAACTGCGTATTTCTACTTGATGGGTTTTTGCCTATTTAAAGCTGGCACACATGAAATATTTGATCCAGGCAAAGCAACTCTTTAATTGCCATAACTGTGTTTGTATTCTACCTCTTTAATTAGAATACTCTGGATTTTGTCTCTAGCAAACTATTGTTAGCTGATAGCATGCCTCTTCTGAATGCAAATGAAACAGCTTTTCATACGTTATTCTTGAAAAAAGCATGTTTAATAAAACTTTAGAATGACTTGAGCTGGATCTCACAAGAATAAAAATATAGTAATGTATTAAGTTAATGCTAAGCTGTTAAATAGAAACCTAACAAACAGTTCATTTAATGTGATCCCATGTTGAATGCTACAAGTCAGCACATTAACTGACTACTGTACttctactacagatatttatatactgcccttcaaccaaagttctcaaagtggtttacatagaaaaataatacattaataagaccgtcccctgcccccaaagggctcacaatctaacgtGGAAAAGGGTCAGCTACAATCGGTGTATGCCTGTCTGATTACTTACGAAGGAAAACAAAGCCATCTTCAGTGCTGCTCCTCAGACTGAAACTTTAGCTCCGCTCCCGTGTACTAGACTTCCAGAAGATATAAAAAGGCACCAAAGCCCATTTACTCTGTGCAGAAGTTGTTTTCACATGGATGTAGGCAGACCTGAGAAGTTTGACTATTGCTACAGATGTAATCCAGCCAGTTGTAAATATGTTTTGAATGCTAAGCCCCAGCTTTGTGTATGTTTTAGATACTACAGACTTCTTGCATGTGTGCTTCCTATGCTGAAAAGTACATTAAAATGTATTATCATAAGTATTTTGCTCACCTATATGTTCATGACTATTCCATGTCTGACTAGTGGTTATGCATGATGGCTGCATAATCAAACTGCATACCTAAGTTAACTAATATTCAGTTCTGTTTTAGTTTAGCATTTGATTTAGAATGTTGCGATTTGAAAGAGTTTTGTGCATGGGGAATGTATAGGCAGACTACTTGGATCagaactgggttcaaattcctaGACTAAATGGTGGTGTGAGGCAAGACATTGGTCCAATAAACATGTATACTATTTTGTGTATATTGACTGCAGAATCAAATAATTTTGCAAGTATGACTGATTAACTGCAGACTAATCATCACAGAACTTGCATAATACTCCATCATGCAAGGAATAATGTTCAGTGAAGACAATCTGTGCATTGGTTAAAGAGTAACTGAGTGAAGATAATGAATGTGTGAAGATACTAATTATCTTTCACCTGCTATTTCCCACTACATTTTATTCAGAGTGGTTGTGACGCTAAATCTTCAAACAGTGTACTGGATAACTTAttaatggtggctgacatccagacgaatattgtgtgtgtgcaatgggggaggggtgattttcacagacctccccttccttctgcagccctccaTGACgtttgaaaatatgtctctgagggtcctGTTGCCCTTAAGGAAATCTTTTTGGGAGGTGCGGAGGAAAGGGGAAGTTGTTGAAATGCTTCTCCTTCAATGCACATGCAAAATGTTGATGTGTTGATTGAATGTCATGTGCTCCTCTGAGATGTGGTTAAAGTATAACTTAAATAGTCCATTTCGGCTCATTTAGTTCCCAATTTCCAAAGTACAAATAGATACGGATGAGTTTACATTTGTGTAGGagtatggggccatagctcagtggcatctttaggcaggactgggaaagactcctgcctgaaaccttggagaagctgctgccagtcagtatagtagacaatattgaactagatggaccaatagtctgacttggttataaggcagcttcctaatgtgTATACAAGCTTTGTAATTTTTAAAGCTTGCAGACTTTGATTAAAACAGGTTCTTCAGTCCTACTTGTCTGGAACCTGCATCTATGCACACATCTCTACCAGGGCTATTTGGGTTTCCCCCCTAATTTAGATTTCTGTGTTGAGAACTTCTAGCCTTTCCAGGTGTAATATTCCAACtaggcacagagcacctgtgtgcttgtACTGTATTGCTCTTCTCGAttccaccacagccccctcaccccagagaggtcctcacctgagccccagattctctgctgctcctccttctcctcggAGGTCCAGAGTGGTTCCCAATTGGAGCTCCAGTCTCacccctgcacagagcagcagcaggatcaTCACTGCCGCTGCCTCTTGACTGGGCTTGACACCCATGCAGCTCCGTGCTCAAGGCACCTCCAGCGTGCCATGCATGCATATGCCACATCGTCAGCACTTTATATATCCAGGGCTAGTAATCTTGTTTTTGGAGGGTCAGGGGATAACAGAATTAGAACAGATTTCCTTCTGAATCAAGGGGTGAAAGACTTCTTATCAATTAATGAAGATCACAGGTTTCCAAACTGAACCATTCAGGAAAAGAAAGTTAAAATTTTAGCTGAAGATTGGAGATCAATTCTTCCTTGATGTAGGCTTAAGCAACTGAGCCTACAGCCCCTGTGTCCTAGTTACATAAAGAGACCCTGGAAAAATACCGCCACAACACAGCCAGTTTTCATATGGAATACACACCCAGGTTAACAGGTAAGTTGAGTATTCCTCCTGGTTCAATCTACTCAGTTTGCTCTGGTCAGAAAGCAACTTAAAAACAGATGAGCTGCTGTAGAAAGATAAGGCAGGGCATAGATTTTCATCTGAATACCTGAAAAATTTTCACACTTTGGACAACAGGCAAGAATTCTAGGTGAAGATTTGGAAAGCAGTGACTAAGGCAGGCTTGTGTTGTAAACAGCTATCCTGCCTAACctaaccagcatggtgtagtgattagagtgctggactaggactgggggagacctgagttcaagtccccattcagccatgatactagctgggtgactctgggccagtcacttctctttcagcctaatctacttcacagggttgttgtgaggagaaacttaagtatgtagtacactgctctggagtccttggaggaagagtgggatataaaatgtaaaaattatttaaaattaaattaaccaATGCAGGGTTCAGTTTGCAGGTGCTACAAAAGAaaaagctattttttaaaaaaataataaaaatctcaACCTGCTGCTATTCACATATTCTTTGGCAAGGCACTTTGATTTAACATATCTTTATCTGTGTCTGTGTAGATGTTTTTGTGTTTCGGTAAGAGCCAGGGCAGATCTAAGGTTAGTAAATCTGGCATCCAGCTCATATCAGGCCTCATGGAGTCCAGTGGAGCTTACTTTTAAGTAAGTGCACAGAAGACTGTAGCTTTAGTTGATCGTTTAATTGCTGTTACAATAAAATACTGACTTTCATAGGATTATTCTGGAGAAAGGTTTTTAACTTTATGTGGTACTGTATTGTCAATGTGGCTGCTACCAGATTAATCATCTGCTTTTTAAGTAATTAAATGCAAATGTATATTTCCAGAAGCTCAGTCTTTCTGAGACATATCCTGAAGGGAATTTAGTTTAATAAAGGGAATTTAGTTTAATAGATATTGCTGCTCGTTACAATCCTACCCCATGATCTGAATGAAGGCACTCGATAGGCAAAGTTGTCGAAGCTAAAGCTGGTCTGAGGCTGGTTTGGATAGGAGACCTGTGGAAAGATCTTGAGTTCAGTGGAAGAAAGGTGAGAAATGCAAATGAAGCTTTCTGTGCCGCAAGCAAAAACAAACTAACAAGGTTGTGCTTAACTCTCAGACTCGAGAATTAAATTGGATCCTTACCTCTCCGATTAGTCAATCCATGTAAACATCTGAACTTGCAATTCCTAAGGACCAGAGCCTACAGTACTTCATGCAGTATATGTGGACTCATGTGTCTGAGATTCGCCACGTTGATTTTTTGAAACAAAAGCAGCAGGTGAGGGCTCAATCCAGATCACAGCGCGAAGGGCTTTAATCCTCCGGCTGAAAATCGTCTCTCCAATAGGTGCTATTTGtccccagcaggggcgtagcaaggttggagtgggcccagagacaagatttttaaatgggcccctcactgaagctcagctcacaaagtgaagaaatcttaaatgaggctgaatagtggtaacaaaaagcatagtaaaatttgtgtgtgtgtgtgtgtgtgtatacacacacacacctatgtgccacaatagaacatcatcctaaattttttttaaataaaaggttttgtaaattgtggacgatgcaagtcatttaaaggtactagagaaagacatgctattctgatagctccaggtcttaacactcacatcaatctTGGACGATGAATACAACttaaggaagcctgggcgggtgtgcagctgggggagtcagtcatgtgacttgcctctgggggccccccaaggcagcgggcccccagacaactgtgtccccttgccctattatagttacgctctgGTCCCCAGAATACTCCGTAGAATTTCTGCTGTAGGCACAAGGACTTCTAACAAATCCGAGAACACTGCTGTGTGTGCCAGTAAAaagcagccacacacacccctgcaaagAGGCGTTGGGCTATTTGCAGTGGGGGTTGGGCTTGCAACTCAATAACAGTGTTTTGATCCCAGATTCAACTCACACACAGCACAGGGACCAGGCTCGCCTGAAATCCTGGGGAGCACCTGCCACTCAGAGTGCAGATAATACTGGACTagctagaccagtggtctgactcagtacaaagcagATTCATGGGTTTAAAATATGCAGACCGAACCTGTCAGATGCTTAAAAACTCCATCATGTGTAGAGCGAAGTGCTTGTGCTTTAACTTGACTCTGTCTTGGCTGTTGGCCTGGCCAGTTGTGAGTGTCTTGCGGCGACAGCAGCAGATAGATCAGCAGCACCATGCAAATTCAAACAGAACTTCTCGAGCCGTTCATGCTCAGACGCCGTTCGCCTTCACAGAGCCTGTCTTGTTTCTAAATGAAGGGACGAGAGGCGGCGAGCAGCCTTTTCTTGCTTCCCTTTGCACGTAAAAAGGAAGCGGAAATCTGCAGCTCGCCGTCTATTAGAAGGGGAAGCCAACGCGCATGCTCGTAATGGAACGGTACAAAAGGAGGTTAGTGCAAAGCAAACGACGGAAGAATTGTGGTAGCTTAAAaactacagattttttttttgtaacACCTTCCGCGGACTAGAGTCCTAGAGGTCAGTGAGTGTGGGTCATACAAAGGGCAGGGGGGCTATTGCCCTGGCTTGGAGAACGAGCTCTGTATCCGCCCCAGGTAGCAGCTTGTGTGGCGCTGGGATCCTGCAGCGGCTTGTGGACCGGGATTCAGCGCCAGGCATGAGTTTGCACCGGCAAGCTCGCCCGGGATACTCAGCATCCCTCGCCATACTCACAACTTATTCAACACACGCACCATACAGCGAATTGGACTGAAGTAGGTAGCGCCTGAAGATCGCGGCACAGCTAGCACACCGAGGGATCTGTGTGCGGCTTTGGTCTCCCCCCTCTCTTCACCGGCAGCATTAAACCTAGCAAAATAAGCAGAGAACGCAGCAAGGAGTctggtggcaccttaaagactgctTTATCAGGTGTCCGAAATGTTTTCCTCAGGTAGCAGATAAACAGGTACAGACGGAACAGGGATGGCGGGGAAACTCTATTAAAAGTGAGGACATGAGGTCCTGTAACAACAGGCACATGTGAATCATTACCATGCATTAATTTAATTACAGGTGGAAAACAATCCATTCAAAAGATGAGGTGTGAACCCCTTCTGCTTGGTCCCTCTTTAGGTGTTTGCGGCAGATAGCAACTTAGAGGGATTTCAGGGGCAAGAGGGTTAGCCCTTTTCCACAATcggcagcattattattattattttcattatatatcctgctcttcctccaaggagtccagagtggtgtattacatacttaggtttctcctcacaacaacctcgtgaagtaggttaggctgagagagaagtgactggcccaaagtcacccagctagtctcatggctgaatggggatttgaactcgggtctccccggtcctagtccagcactctaaccactacaccattctggCTCTTCCGATTGGGGCCAGGGGTTgatatgtttatgtttatgttttttTCCAGGGGGTTGTGGTAGTTGTTTTAATCTATGCTGTGTATCATAAAGTGGCATACCTGTCTCCTGTATTTCTTGGCCATCTGGTCTTGTGTTCCCTGCACAACTCTATTATCTGCCATTTGAGAATTATATTCCATGCATATGATGAAGCAGTCTCTGGCCAACAAAAGAGCTGATTCACAAATGTTATGTTTATCACTCAGTTGATGACtacaaatgtaaaataattaCTTGCATATGTGAATGGGTCATAGCATTATTTAAGATTATATATGTATTTTCAACCATAAAGTGGTGTACGGATATAGTGCTGCAGACAAAAATTCTGTTTACTTCACATTACTTCCAGAGGGGTAGTTTGAATGATACTTGCCAGCCATTGCATGAAGAGGAGCATATGCTTGCAtgttcttcccctctcccccacaacATGCCATTCCATCCCAACATATAGGTGTAAAATGTCCAAGCTGGCCCTAATCTCTTGGTTACAGTATTACTGCAGAATAGTATGGTAACTATGCAGTTGGCATGGTTTGGGCATTCCTTTTCCCTGCATGGTAATGTGAGGCAAAATAGTGCACTGGGTGTAGAGAAGAAGACGTGTGCATGCATACTACAACCTACCAGTTGATGGCATTATCCAGACCAGTCCAAACACAGTGCTTTGTGATGGAAATGGCTTATAATTCACTGTCAATCGTATATTAATGAAGTGATGTaaaaaaggtgctccaggccactgatcacAGGAGCACCTGCCAACACGGTTAGAGTGCTTTCCTCTTCACATGAACACTGCCTTTTCCACGAGCAGTACAGTGATGGAGGTGAGTGATGTGCCGGGGCTGGACTTCCGACCTGCTTCCAGCACTTGTAAGCACGTTGAATTGTGTTCTTTTGAACGCCTGGATAGGGCTAGGTGTCTCCTTGATTCTCAAGTAGCATTAAAAGCCTGCTGATGGGAGTTAGGGTTACCAGAAAAGGCTGCATGCTGCTTTGATTGTTCAGTTGCTTCTGTGTTACGAAACTGCTGTTTgatttgtgtgggggtggggggggggcagaggatgCTTCCATTTCATAGCTCCAGTTGAAGTCCACATTTTAATCACAACAATCCTTTATAACCCTTGTTATGATAAGGTTTATTAACGATTTCCGTTTCCTGTAAAACAATTAATGAGCTAGTCTGGTCCAGTTGTCCACCAGGCCTCGTAAACACAGTGGGGAGGAGTGTGGGCGTGCACATTTTCCCCATCTGATGCAATGTTTTGTTGCTGTTTAATCATGTAGGAGAAACTGCCCCTCAAGACACGGGTAAAATCAGGATGATGCATCAGATGCGGGGAGCTACCCATATTCCACCCCCATGCTTTTGCAAGAGCTGGCAGACATATTGTTCAAACTAGCCCACTGATGGGCATGTCCTGTAGCATGAAGCAAGCGGTGCAGatccacctgcactgctgcagggctctaacaCAGCAATGctgttgcagaagagggctaTTCAGGTACAGCTTAACCTTGCATGATTGCAGGCCATGCACGACTTGCATTATTTCCAACAGGTAGCTCACAACTTGTGATCGCGCAAGGGTAGGTTGTACTGGAGCAACCCTTTTGTGCAGCAGCGTTACCATATGTATTAGaggcctgcagcagtgtgggcaggtctgcactgccTGCATTATGCTGCGGACATGTCAGCCAACGCATCCAAGAACAGAATGCCACATGACTCTTCTGGTTTCAGTGAAATATTACATCTGCACAAAGCATGGTCTCTGCCATATATGCACACAACTGCCATAGTCCTTGGGTGATGGCAGAACTGGTATATGCTTCTCTTTTTAGTTCTGCAGGCCCTGAGCAACAAATCCCACCTGGATAtactgtgagctgccccaagcaatattgtactggaggagcgggatagaaatattttaaacaaatgaataaatatggGGCCAAAAAACGTGTTATAAGAAAGGTCTTGCGTAAATTATCATGCACTTTATATGTACAGTGAGGTTTTGCGTGACCAAAGCTTCTAGCCAGGGATGTAGTGAGTTTGCTAGCAGCCTGAGgacaggctgccaccaccagcccctcccccccacattgTTTGTGTACGccagccactccccctgcatTGACGTCAGATGGAGGAGGCATTGCCAGCATCCAGAAGGAGCCGCGTGGTCCCTCTCCCAAACAAAGTGCGCTCCCAGCTGGCGCgtgcttcattcactggctgggCACGGTGCAGGATAAGGGGGTGCCCTGATGGAGAGGCAAGGGGGTGTTGTGGTCCCCCCTCCTCTGGCCTGGATGCCCTGGaacatttgtcccccaccccacccccctttatCCAGTGGTGGCTGTGCCACTACTTCTAGCTGTCTATCTCACTGGCTCAAGAAGAAGGCTACTTAAATATTTTAAGCCTGAAAGCTTTTGATTCACCCCGCCAGTAAGGACAACATCCTCTTTTACCCCTTGGTTAAGTTTCGCTCAATTTATTAGAAACAAAAATGTACTGGATGCTTTTGTTTTAACATTATTAATTGCAGTTTTCTCACTATCTCCTAGGACCTGGCTGAAGAAGCAGATGGCTAAAGACCATCTTGTTCTGTAAAGGGCAACAAAGTGATGCACAGGTCTCCCAATCTAAGATATTTCCTAATCTCTGGATGGGAATGGCCAAGCCATTCTCTCACTTGCTCATTGCTGCAGCTCAGCATCACATTAGAACAGGGAAGAAGACGAAACTATCCCACTCCAGCACTTTGAGACTGGCTGGGGAGGTGCTGGCTGTAGCTGCTGGCTTGAAACCTGCTTTCCTGTACGATTACAATTCGGCTGGAATTCTGCAGATCCTGAACTATGTTCAGCAGCTCCAGTCCATCAGTCAGATTGGATGCCGGCTACACATCCTGAGTATAGCTGATAATGTTCTGATAATCAACTTGGAAATGATGCAGCTATGGCTGGAGATGCTCTTGCTTCAGAATAACATCTCCTTCATTGATGTTTCTGCTTCCAGAACGTGCCCTGGTCTTTGTGACCCAGAAGTTGTGGGAGTCATAAAAAGCCATATTTCTGACATACTGGATCATATTAAAGCAATGGTAGCAGATACATCTCAGTTGCTTTCCTCCAGTGCAGTCTTTTCCACCGAATGGAATCTATGCACTCTCTTTGGTGTTTTGCTGGGCTACCCAGCATCCTATAGCTTTCCTGCTCAGAAGAACTTTGATAATTGTCTTTCTCTGGTCCCACTGAGGGTCTTCACTGCCCAAGCAACACTCTGTAGAATACACACTGATTTTAAAGTTCCATTTTATTCTTTCAGTGTCCCAGATATCTTGTATCCCAGCATAAAAATCGGTCTtgatgcatggtgtgaaaaactGAAAGAGGCTTTCAGAGCTCAGAAAGACTTTACAGATCTTTGTATTACAACTGAGGTTGTTACTCTAACAGCAGTGGCCTTGTAAATTTGGGCTGTGATCCGGAGGCACGTACAACTTTTGCTTCAAAGCATCCAAGGGAACCACCACCAAAAGAAACAGATGGGGTTGGGAAACATAGTGTAGTTTTGGTTTCAGCAGTTTTCAGGCTAAACTGCTGTAGGGTCAGCCCTCAGGTAAGGTTTCTTAAGAAGGTGCTAAATGCCTATAGCTTTTAAAGGTTTTTCTGCACCTTGCCCTCTCTCTCAATGAAATGAACTCCACCCACAAAGAATCCAGCTGGCTTTTACCAACCAGGATGCAGGATGGGTCTCCACTCCAGGGTGGTTAAGCAAACGTGTTGGATTGCAGAAAATACCATTCCCAAAGTTGTAAGACTCACAGTTGTTGATTGATGTAGAGTCCTGTACTGCATGGGGAAACCCAGACAGATGCACTACTTTTTGTAACACAAGCCTTTAATTAAAAACAGTCAAAGTCACACACCAGCAGtggttgttttgattttttttttaaaccaacaaacTCATTTACAGAAAAAAACACCATTCCATATACTataagaaattaaaaacaagttcAGTATATAAACAGATAACTTAAGAATTCTCCATAGCAAAAGCAGTAGCATAAGCAGAACTAAATAGAGGGAATACTCAAGGTGTAAAGTTGGCTAAGTAAGATACCATAGCTGTTGCCATCACCACCATTATGAGAGGGATCCAATGACTGTGTCGTCtctgaaagaaaaaggaaacctAATGAGGTAACAGGTAAACTACTGAGTAATTAATATTTAAGAGAAATCTTTATTTCCTCCCTGTATTCAAATATTCTGTCCTTGTCTATGACCCAGGATGGCTGTCCTGGCCTGTCCTGGATTTTCAAGAGCATGTATTGAAAACCAGTGTGGTGAAGTCCCATGTGACCAGATTGCCTTTCCATTCCACATTttgctcactgctgctgcttcaggtATGCACAAACGTCAGATTTAGCCTGAGCTTTGATCTGATCAAAATGTGGATTGATAGTGGAGAGGCACTTAAACTGGGATTAAGGATGCATCTGTACAAGGCCCTTCCATGTTTTAATTCTGTGCTATTATTCCACATGGGGCTGCTCCTGAACAGAGTTTGGATACTGCAGCTTTTGCAGAGTACAGCTGCCTATAAGGGACATAGATAGGAGGCAAGACCATACATATATTGTTTTGTGTTGGCTGCACTGAGTGCCTATGAACTTCTGGGCCCAATTGGCCTATGATTTATTGCTGCTATTTAACTGATCTTTTTAATCATtggttccagtgttccctctaacagggattcccagatgttgttgactaaaactcccataatccccaagcaaaggctgttgcagctgggaatgctgggagttgtagtcagcaacatctgggaatccctgttagagggaacactgatttgttttaatgattattaTTGTATATCATGATTGCTTGCTATCTTGAGGCTCCCATCAGGGACAACGGCTGGgccataaatattttaataaattcaAGAGGTCTGTTATGATCTAGGGAATGTCTTTAATGACAACTTATGCACCTGTTAAGCTCCAGTTGCCTTCTACTAGACAGCTAAGGCTGGCTAACAGAGCAAGTCTTCTTCATTAGTGGTCCCTGTCTTGCAGAACTCCCTCTTCAAAAAGGCCCACCAAAGCCTTTTAGCATTAGTGTACAACAATGCTGTTTAAACAGGtgtttactttactttagtgaGCTTAGGATAAGAGAATTTAAATTTAAACAATTCCAACTTCTAATGCCATGGAAACATTTTTATGCATTGGTACTGCTCACGTCTAAAGTTCCAGCAATCAGCTTTTATATAACCAGACACAACATTATCCAGCACTGGTTGTAATAATATTTTCTAGTCCTTGTATTTCTGATTTATACCTGCCTATATTAGTTATTAAGTCCTGCTCCACTCCCAACTGGTACAGCATTTTTAAAGTAATGGTAGCATGACATTTTTGTTTGTCATCCTGTTGCAAAGTATGTTGGAAGCTTCACAGTTCAATTCTAGAAAAAAGTTCACCATAaaatgcaagaaattttaaacataaatttcccTTATTCACCAGAGGTTTTTCTGTTAAATATGACTAGATCTTATATCCCTACTAAATATACAGAGTTGTCTATATACATGATTactgcagctaggattttatatgCTGCTAATTGGAGACTACACATAATCCGAACTTTAGATGAGTGGCTACTAAAGACgtgggaatatgcctctatggctaagatTACTGCTTATTTACagaatacttcagatgaa contains:
- the C4H1orf74 gene encoding UPF0739 protein C1orf74 homolog gives rise to the protein MGMAKPFSHLLIAAAQHHIRTGKKTKLSHSSTLRLAGEVLAVAAGLKPAFLYDYNSAGILQILNYVQQLQSISQIGCRLHILSIADNVLIINLEMMQLWLEMLLLQNNISFIDVSASRTCPGLCDPEVVGVIKSHISDILDHIKAMVADTSQLLSSSAVFSTEWNLCTLFGVLLGYPASYSFPAQKNFDNCLSLVPLRVFTAQATLCRIHTDFKVPFYSFSVPDILYPSIKIGLDAWCEKLKEAFRAQKDFTDLCITTEVVTLTAVAL